The following coding sequences lie in one Euzebyales bacterium genomic window:
- a CDS encoding cation acetate symporter, protein MNVAAAALIVVLATLTIVALLLAVGPRRASSIDFYLAGQRIGVVTNALAICGDYFSAASFLGVAAAVYVSGLDGVWYAAGFAAGFVPVLLFVAAPLRRFGQFSLPDFLGRRLESERVRLAAVCVVQVITLSYLVPQAVASGITWRLMVGSGVLGLDAYATGVVLATTTIAGLVAFGGMRGTTWAQAVQFVFLMAVLVWLAAAVLSDGFDYTRAVADLSQEPLRNPVAVDGDVRLETQDSALRPGTPARFDQPGARYSLTGQITLLITLMLGTAGLPHVMNRYFTSPTGREARRTTVWVLAAAGIFYTLAVMLGTAARSMIAALPATPSWLTALTVEGVLRIPEHALLALGRIIAGDAGLTIIAVAALVAVISTMAGLLLAAAASWGHDVYAFVVNRRATQHQVVLAGRLAVVGTAAVAAAVALRLDPTSLSALFPSAVATMVTWAFAVAGSALTPVIVLTIWWRGMTAAGAVAGMAVGGVIAIVAFLVALLEPDWTLAGLLLTPTPVAAPCAVVAAVRVSRRTAPPGRVTQLWARLHGTAADRHAERIARLTLRGVQAEDAA, encoded by the coding sequence ATGAACGTCGCGGCCGCGGCGCTGATCGTCGTCCTGGCGACGCTGACGATCGTTGCGCTGCTCCTGGCTGTCGGACCGCGACGGGCGTCCAGCATCGACTTCTACCTCGCTGGTCAGCGCATCGGGGTCGTGACCAACGCACTGGCGATCTGCGGTGACTACTTCTCGGCGGCGTCGTTCCTTGGCGTGGCCGCGGCCGTGTACGTGTCGGGCCTCGACGGGGTCTGGTATGCGGCAGGGTTCGCCGCCGGCTTCGTTCCGGTGCTGCTGTTCGTTGCCGCGCCACTGCGCAGGTTCGGGCAGTTCTCGCTGCCGGACTTCCTGGGTCGGCGCCTGGAGTCCGAACGCGTCCGCCTCGCGGCGGTCTGCGTCGTCCAGGTCATCACGCTCAGCTACCTGGTCCCCCAGGCGGTCGCGAGCGGGATCACGTGGCGCCTGATGGTCGGCTCGGGCGTGCTCGGCCTCGACGCGTACGCGACGGGCGTCGTCCTGGCCACGACGACGATCGCCGGCCTCGTCGCCTTCGGCGGCATGCGCGGCACGACGTGGGCGCAGGCGGTCCAGTTCGTGTTTCTGATGGCGGTGCTGGTGTGGCTCGCGGCGGCGGTGCTGTCGGACGGCTTCGACTACACCAGAGCTGTGGCCGATCTCAGCCAGGAGCCGCTGCGCAACCCGGTCGCCGTCGACGGTGACGTGCGGTTGGAGACGCAGGACAGCGCGCTGCGGCCCGGAACGCCGGCGCGGTTCGACCAGCCTGGCGCCCGCTACTCGCTCACCGGCCAGATCACCCTGCTGATCACCCTGATGCTCGGCACCGCCGGCCTGCCCCATGTCATGAACCGCTACTTCACGAGCCCGACCGGCCGCGAGGCACGGCGCACGACGGTCTGGGTGCTCGCCGCGGCGGGCATCTTCTACACATTGGCGGTGATGCTGGGCACCGCCGCGCGGAGCATGATCGCCGCGCTGCCGGCCACGCCGTCGTGGCTCACAGCGCTCACGGTCGAGGGCGTCCTGCGCATCCCCGAGCACGCGCTCCTGGCGCTGGGCCGGATCATCGCCGGCGACGCCGGACTGACCATCATCGCGGTCGCAGCACTGGTCGCGGTGATCTCGACGATGGCGGGACTGCTGCTCGCCGCCGCCGCATCGTGGGGCCACGACGTGTACGCGTTCGTCGTCAACCGCCGCGCCACCCAGCACCAGGTCGTGCTGGCCGGGCGGCTCGCGGTCGTGGGCACCGCCGCCGTCGCGGCAGCGGTCGCGCTCCGGCTCGACCCGACCTCCCTGTCGGCGTTGTTCCCCTCGGCGGTCGCGACGATGGTGACGTGGGCGTTCGCGGTCGCCGGCTCCGCGTTGACGCCCGTCATCGTGCTGACGATCTGGTGGCGTGGCATGACCGCCGCGGGTGCAGTCGCCGGAATGGCCGTCGGCGGCGTCATTGCGATCGTCGCATTCCTCGTGGCGCTGCTGGAGCCGGACTGGACGCTCGCGGGCCTGCTGTTGACGCCGACCCCGGTCGCGGCGCCGTGCGCCGTCGTGGCTGCGGTGAGGGTGTCGCGCCGGACCGCGCCACCCGGCCGCGTGACGCAGTTGTGGGCACGCCTGCACGGCACGGCGGCCGACCGCCACGCCGAGCGCATCGCGCGGCTGACGCTTCGTGGTGTCCAGGCGGAGGATGCGGCGTGA
- a CDS encoding histidine kinase, with product MSRSAWLLAAVVAALWAVLYVATQIALSPPLRTEVLVITGVAATTALILGFPSTLRGPREPLAPPRRGRLLRMSRAGPDERSTSVAVFGRELPLRSGLTSEAAERTVRLLRPVLAGDSVAITDTESVLAFVGPGSGHHRSGHRVTTAATYTVLSSGRTKVLRTRADLGCSEPECPLHTAVVAPLRVGDRVVGTLKVYRVDETPPARQPVQDLASILSLHLELAEADRERQLAADARLNALRAQINPHFLFNTLNTIASKARTDPEDARRLLLRLSDFFRYSIRQDGQFADFAQEYFFVRTYVALEQARYGDSLDVRYDVDPQVLSAQVPVLTIQPLVENAVKHGLAEKVGGGTVHLKARVDPLSRTTLIQVRDDGVGMDDELLNKVLSGAAPSGGIGLRNINQRLENLFGERYSMHVRSGDDKGTTVDLRLPLR from the coding sequence ATGAGCCGGTCCGCATGGCTGCTGGCCGCCGTGGTCGCAGCCCTCTGGGCGGTGCTGTACGTCGCCACGCAGATCGCGCTGTCCCCACCTCTGCGGACCGAGGTGCTGGTGATCACCGGCGTGGCGGCGACGACCGCATTGATCCTGGGGTTCCCCTCAACGCTGCGCGGCCCGCGCGAGCCACTCGCCCCTCCGCGGCGCGGCCGGCTGCTGCGGATGTCGCGGGCAGGACCGGACGAGCGTTCGACGTCCGTTGCGGTGTTCGGCCGCGAGCTGCCCCTGCGGTCCGGCCTCACCAGTGAGGCGGCGGAGCGGACGGTCCGGCTCCTGCGCCCCGTGCTGGCCGGCGACTCGGTGGCGATCACCGACACCGAGTCAGTGCTGGCGTTCGTGGGGCCGGGCAGCGGGCACCACCGGTCAGGCCACCGGGTGACGACGGCGGCGACGTACACCGTGCTGTCCAGTGGCAGGACCAAGGTCCTGCGGACGCGCGCCGATCTCGGCTGCTCCGAGCCGGAGTGTCCGCTGCACACCGCGGTGGTCGCCCCGCTACGCGTGGGCGACCGCGTCGTCGGGACGCTCAAGGTCTACCGCGTCGACGAGACGCCTCCTGCGCGACAGCCGGTGCAGGACCTGGCCAGCATCCTCTCGCTGCACCTCGAGCTCGCGGAGGCCGACCGCGAACGCCAGCTCGCGGCGGATGCGCGGCTGAACGCGCTGCGCGCCCAGATCAACCCCCACTTCCTGTTCAACACCCTGAACACGATCGCATCGAAGGCACGGACGGATCCCGAGGACGCCCGCCGGCTGCTGCTGCGCCTGAGCGACTTCTTCCGCTACTCCATCCGCCAGGACGGGCAGTTCGCGGACTTCGCGCAGGAGTACTTCTTCGTACGGACCTACGTCGCCCTCGAGCAGGCGCGGTACGGCGACAGCCTCGACGTCCGCTACGACGTCGACCCGCAGGTGCTCAGCGCCCAGGTTCCGGTCCTGACCATCCAGCCGCTGGTCGAGAACGCGGTCAAGCACGGACTCGCGGAGAAGGTCGGCGGGGGCACCGTCCACTTGAAGGCCAGGGTCGATCCGCTGAGCCGGACGACGCTGATACAGGTGCGTGACGATGGCGTCGGCATGGACGACGAACTGCTGAACAAGGTCCTGTCCGGAGCTGCACCCAGTGGCGGCATCGGGCTGCGCAACATCAACCAACGTCTGGAGAACCTGTTCGGGGAGCGGTACTCGATGCACGTGCGGTCCGGTGACGACAAGGGCACGACCGTCGACCTGCGGCTGCCGCTGCGATGA
- a CDS encoding LytTR family DNA-binding domain-containing protein, giving the protein MTPDDRSRRRARCLIVDDEAPAREELRYLLQSFPDVQVVGEATNAEEAAVLLDSVDYDVVLLDIRMPGGTGLELATRLREQNHQAAVVFTTAYPDHAVEAFDLAAADYLVKPFDAERLGRALRRALGSAGSDEDDPPPRRHDGDDLPPALATRVPIQHGGRTVLVESDDIYYATASRGYSYIKLADDRVLTTYTLADLERRLTGFFRCHRSHLVNLSHVRELVSDYQGGLVLVIDDRQRSRVEVSRRQAAALRRALGV; this is encoded by the coding sequence GTGACGCCGGACGACCGGTCCCGCAGGCGCGCGCGCTGTCTGATCGTCGACGACGAGGCGCCTGCGCGCGAGGAGCTGCGCTACCTGCTGCAATCGTTCCCGGACGTCCAGGTGGTCGGCGAGGCGACGAACGCCGAGGAGGCGGCCGTGCTGCTCGACTCGGTGGACTACGACGTCGTCCTGCTCGACATCCGCATGCCGGGTGGCACCGGTCTCGAGCTGGCGACGCGGCTGCGTGAGCAGAACCACCAGGCGGCCGTGGTGTTCACGACGGCGTATCCCGATCATGCCGTGGAGGCCTTCGACCTCGCCGCCGCCGACTACCTGGTCAAGCCCTTCGACGCCGAGCGCCTGGGCCGGGCGCTGCGGCGGGCTCTGGGCTCGGCCGGATCTGACGAGGACGACCCACCCCCGCGCCGCCACGACGGCGACGACCTGCCCCCCGCCCTCGCGACGCGGGTCCCCATCCAGCACGGCGGGCGCACGGTGCTCGTCGAGTCCGACGACATCTACTACGCCACCGCGTCCCGCGGGTACAGCTACATCAAGCTGGCCGACGACCGGGTGCTCACCACCTACACGCTGGCAGATCTCGAGCGGAGGCTGACGGGGTTCTTCCGCTGCCACCGGTCGCATCTGGTCAACCTGTCACACGTGCGGGAACTGGTGTCGGACTACCAGGGCGGACTGGTCCTGGTCATCGACGACCGGCAACGAAGCAGGGTGGAGGTGTCGCGCCGCCAGGCGGCCGCGCTGCGGCGCGCCCTCGGCGTCTGA
- the mdh gene encoding malate dehydrogenase gives MKVTVVGAGKYGSTTVQRIAQADFADEVVMVDIIEGLPQGLALDMNQSRPIEGYETKVIGTNGYENTDGSDIVVVTAGKPRSPGMSRMDLLEGNAKIVGGVAQEIAETSPDAVVIVVSNPLDEMTALFQQVSGFPHARVMGQAGMLDTARFADKIATALGISPLSVDAITLGSHGDTMVPVPSQVTVEGRPLREVMDDATIEQLVSATRSGGAEIVGLLKSGSAYYAPSSAAARMVRAIAQDEGALLPVCAWLTGQYDISDVYLGVPARLGRSGVTEIVELDLTDDERAALHEAADAVRAKQADVASLV, from the coding sequence GTGAAGGTAACCGTGGTCGGCGCGGGGAAGTACGGGTCGACGACCGTGCAGCGCATCGCCCAGGCGGACTTCGCCGACGAGGTCGTCATGGTCGACATCATCGAGGGCCTGCCGCAGGGCCTGGCGCTCGACATGAACCAGTCCCGTCCCATCGAGGGCTACGAGACGAAGGTCATCGGCACCAACGGGTACGAGAACACCGACGGTTCCGACATCGTGGTGGTCACCGCCGGCAAGCCTCGGTCACCGGGCATGAGCCGCATGGATCTGCTGGAGGGCAATGCGAAGATCGTCGGCGGCGTGGCGCAGGAGATCGCCGAGACGTCGCCGGACGCGGTGGTGATCGTGGTGTCCAACCCGCTCGACGAGATGACGGCACTGTTCCAACAGGTCTCCGGGTTCCCCCACGCACGGGTGATGGGCCAGGCCGGCATGCTCGACACGGCGCGCTTTGCGGACAAGATCGCGACGGCGCTCGGCATCTCGCCGCTGTCGGTCGACGCGATCACGCTCGGCTCGCACGGCGACACGATGGTGCCCGTACCGTCACAGGTGACCGTAGAGGGCAGACCCCTGCGTGAGGTGATGGACGACGCGACGATCGAACAACTGGTGAGCGCCACGCGCAGCGGCGGCGCCGAGATCGTCGGCCTGCTCAAGTCCGGGTCCGCGTACTATGCCCCATCCTCGGCGGCCGCTCGGATGGTCCGCGCGATCGCGCAGGACGAGGGCGCGCTGCTGCCGGTCTGCGCGTGGCTCACCGGCCAGTACGACATCTCGGACGTCTACCTCGGCGTACCCGCTCGCCTCGGCCGCAGCGGCGTGACCGAGATCGTCGAGCTCGACCTGACCGACGACGAGCGCGCTGCGCTGCACGAGGCCGCCGACGCCGTTCGCGCCAAGCAGGCGGACGTCGCCTCACTGGTCTGA
- a CDS encoding bifunctional 5,10-methylenetetrahydrofolate dehydrogenase/5,10-methenyltetrahydrofolate cyclohydrolase codes for MTALLIDGKATAAAERERIASETATLAAYGVVPGLAAILVGDDPASHVYVGQKERMCERVGMTSHGVRLPADTTQDALHAEIDRLNADPAVHGIIVQMPLPAPLDAIVAQERVDPAKDVDGLHPDNAGRLLRGDPRFVPATPLGCQVLLRTAGVETNGANVVIIGRSQLVGRPLAMLLTMRGDGANATVTMCHTGTRDLATHTRGADIVVVATGVPRTLTAEMVRPGVAVIDVGINRRDDGRLIGDVDFDGVVEIAGAITPVPGGVGPMTVTMLLHNTLLAARLQAGAVAQV; via the coding sequence ATGACCGCACTGCTGATCGACGGCAAGGCGACGGCTGCGGCGGAACGCGAGCGGATCGCCTCCGAGACCGCGACGCTCGCGGCCTACGGCGTCGTTCCGGGGCTCGCGGCGATCCTCGTCGGCGACGATCCCGCGAGCCACGTCTACGTCGGCCAGAAGGAACGCATGTGCGAGCGGGTCGGTATGACGTCGCACGGTGTGCGCCTGCCTGCCGACACGACGCAGGACGCGCTGCACGCCGAGATCGACCGGCTGAACGCCGACCCCGCGGTCCACGGGATCATCGTTCAGATGCCATTGCCCGCCCCGCTCGACGCCATCGTCGCTCAGGAACGGGTCGATCCGGCCAAGGACGTCGATGGGCTGCATCCGGACAACGCCGGGCGCCTGCTCCGGGGTGACCCCCGGTTCGTCCCCGCCACGCCGCTGGGTTGCCAGGTGCTGCTGCGGACTGCCGGCGTCGAGACCAACGGTGCCAACGTCGTCATCATCGGCCGGTCCCAGCTGGTGGGCCGCCCACTGGCGATGCTGCTGACCATGCGGGGGGACGGCGCGAACGCGACGGTGACGATGTGCCACACGGGCACGCGGGACCTCGCCACCCACACCCGGGGCGCCGACATCGTCGTCGTTGCGACGGGCGTGCCGCGGACGCTGACGGCCGAGATGGTGCGGCCCGGCGTCGCCGTCATCGATGTCGGGATAAACCGGCGCGACGACGGGAGGTTGATCGGCGACGTCGACTTCGACGGCGTGGTCGAGATCGCCGGGGCGATCACGCCGGTGCCCGGCGGGGTCGGGCCCATGACGGTGACCATGCTGCTGCACAACACCCTGCTCGCGGCGCGCCTGCAGGCCGGGGCGGTCGCACAGGTGTAG
- a CDS encoding DMT family transporter produces the protein MTPRRARQASAGAGPAPSSQRSAADAPQPRPDPRPVTGRSLRLTIALGALGAFAIAFSGIFVRLSTVAPSTSAVFRCVYALPVLALLARRETHAAGPRTAAQRRLSLAAGTAFAVDLVAWHYAIDVVGAGLATVLANVQVVIVGLVAWLVLGERPSRATIGAVPVMLLGVVLISGVVGADAYGDDPALGGALGLLAASAYAAFLLLLRAGNNDRRHRAGVLFDATLTGGLGAAVAGLALGGLDLVPSWPEHGWLLLLALNSQVVGWLLISYALPRLPAIVTSVLLLLQPVSAVLLGIVLLDEAPSLVQLGGVGLVLVGIAVATAGDTADRRRADAAARADR, from the coding sequence GTGACCCCACGCCGCGCGCGGCAGGCATCGGCCGGCGCCGGACCCGCTCCGTCGTCACAGCGGTCCGCCGCCGATGCGCCCCAACCGCGGCCCGACCCGCGACCCGTCACGGGCCGGTCGCTGCGGCTGACGATCGCGTTGGGCGCCCTGGGTGCGTTCGCAATCGCGTTCTCGGGGATCTTCGTGCGGCTGTCCACGGTCGCGCCGTCGACGTCCGCGGTCTTCCGCTGCGTCTACGCGCTGCCGGTGCTGGCACTGCTCGCACGTCGCGAGACCCATGCTGCCGGACCCCGGACGGCCGCCCAGCGCCGGTTGTCGCTGGCCGCCGGGACGGCGTTCGCGGTCGACCTCGTGGCATGGCACTACGCGATCGACGTCGTCGGCGCCGGCCTGGCGACCGTGCTCGCCAACGTGCAGGTCGTGATCGTCGGCCTCGTCGCCTGGCTCGTGCTCGGGGAGCGCCCGTCGCGCGCGACGATCGGTGCGGTCCCGGTGATGCTGCTCGGCGTCGTGCTGATCTCGGGCGTGGTCGGCGCGGACGCGTACGGCGACGACCCCGCACTCGGCGGCGCGCTCGGCCTGCTGGCGGCCTCGGCCTACGCGGCCTTCCTGTTGCTGCTGCGGGCTGGCAACAACGACCGCCGGCATCGTGCGGGGGTGCTGTTCGACGCGACGCTGACAGGTGGGCTGGGCGCCGCCGTGGCCGGTCTCGCGCTGGGCGGCCTCGACCTCGTGCCGAGTTGGCCCGAACACGGATGGTTGCTTCTGTTGGCGCTGAACTCACAGGTGGTCGGGTGGCTGCTGATCTCGTACGCGCTGCCGCGACTGCCCGCCATCGTCACGTCAGTGCTCCTGCTGCTGCAGCCGGTCAGCGCCGTGCTGCTGGGCATCGTGCTGCTCGACGAGGCGCCGTCGCTCGTCCAACTCGGTGGGGTGGGCCTCGTGCTCGTCGGGATCGCGGTCGCCACCGCGGGAGACACGGCCGACCGTCGTCGCGCGGACGCTGCCGCGCGTGCCGACCGCTGA
- a CDS encoding SDR family NAD(P)-dependent oxidoreductase: protein MGTGAIIITGAASGIGRRAAVRLAASGRHAVVVTRSDARAEAVVAAGTAAARDGGRVTSVSADLADLSAVRGAVARIVDTVAIDAVISNAAVLAVARRQRRLTVDGIEEMFAVNHVASFVLTTGLLEHMGDGARVVVAGSKGLLAMPWLRLDPDDLDSRRRWSSTRAYYRSKLAQLLFVAELRRRGVAAVALRIPSVRLDDERLAGYPRAMQIAYRPKQRMAADPASVAACYVELATGPAPAEGHVDERGRGVGWPNGADDADVAGGLWGRTERIAQRVG from the coding sequence ATGGGCACCGGAGCGATCATCATCACAGGTGCGGCGTCGGGGATCGGGCGTCGTGCGGCGGTGCGGCTCGCCGCGTCGGGACGCCACGCGGTCGTCGTGACGCGCTCGGACGCGCGGGCGGAGGCCGTCGTGGCCGCCGGCACCGCTGCGGCTCGTGATGGCGGGCGCGTCACGAGCGTGTCGGCAGACCTCGCGGACCTCTCGGCCGTGCGCGGGGCGGTGGCGCGGATCGTGGACACCGTTGCCATCGATGCGGTGATCAGCAACGCGGCGGTGCTCGCGGTGGCCCGTCGGCAACGCCGGCTGACCGTGGACGGCATCGAGGAGATGTTCGCCGTCAACCACGTGGCGTCGTTCGTGCTGACGACCGGGCTGCTCGAGCACATGGGCGACGGCGCGCGTGTCGTCGTGGCCGGCTCGAAGGGGCTGCTGGCGATGCCGTGGCTGCGGCTGGATCCCGATGACCTCGACAGCCGCCGACGGTGGTCGTCGACCCGTGCGTACTACCGGTCGAAGCTCGCACAGCTGCTGTTCGTCGCCGAGCTACGGCGTCGCGGCGTCGCGGCGGTCGCGCTGCGCATCCCCAGCGTGCGCCTCGACGACGAGCGGCTCGCGGGCTACCCGCGGGCGATGCAGATCGCGTACCGGCCGAAGCAGCGGATGGCCGCCGATCCCGCCAGCGTGGCCGCGTGCTACGTGGAGCTGGCCACGGGTCCCGCACCGGCGGAGGGTCACGTCGACGAACGAGGTCGCGGCGTCGGCTGGCCGAATGGTGCCGACGACGCTGACGTGGCGGGCGGCCTGTGGGGCCGGACCGAGCGGATCGCGCAGCGGGTGGGATGA
- the purH gene encoding bifunctional phosphoribosylaminoimidazolecarboxamide formyltransferase/IMP cyclohydrolase: MTTTGTLRPSRALISVYDKTGLVDLARALDAAGVELVSTGSTAAAIAGAEVPVTPVSELTGFPEILGGRVKTLHPAVHGGILADRGEAEHVATLDEHGIAPIDLVVSNLYPFERTVADPAVTEAAAVEMIDIGGPTMVRAAAKNHTHVAIVVDPSDYVALAEQVAGDGIDAATRRRLAAKAFTHTATYDAAIVSWFAGDDPMPTTRIDVWHKVGDLRYGENPHQPAAFYRPSTPRGLSAAPPLQGKALSYTNLLDADAAWRMATAFDEPCVAIIKHTNPTGIAVADSLAAAYPPALAGDPTSAFGGIVGCNREVDADTARQIVDVFTEVVVAPGYAPAAREIFAQRRNLRLLEVTASDVDVVQAQTVVGGLLVQRPDVGDDETAGWKVVTRATPTDEQRAALAFAWQACRHVKSNAIVLAAQRAIVGVGAGQMSRVDSVELAVRKAGDRATGAVMASDAFFPFRDGPDAAIAAGVAAIVQPGGSKRDADTIVACDEAGIPMLVTGQRHFRH, from the coding sequence ATGACCACGACCGGAACGCTCCGCCCTTCGCGAGCCCTCATCAGCGTCTATGACAAGACGGGACTCGTCGACCTGGCACGCGCGCTGGACGCCGCGGGCGTCGAACTCGTGTCGACCGGGTCCACCGCCGCGGCCATCGCCGGAGCGGAGGTGCCTGTGACGCCCGTCAGCGAACTGACCGGGTTCCCGGAGATCCTCGGTGGACGTGTCAAGACCCTGCACCCCGCGGTGCACGGCGGGATCCTCGCCGACCGCGGCGAGGCGGAGCACGTGGCGACCCTGGACGAGCACGGGATCGCGCCGATCGACCTGGTCGTGTCGAACCTGTACCCGTTCGAGCGGACGGTCGCCGATCCGGCCGTGACCGAGGCGGCCGCGGTCGAGATGATCGACATCGGCGGACCGACGATGGTGCGTGCGGCGGCCAAGAACCACACCCACGTGGCGATCGTCGTCGACCCGTCCGACTACGTCGCGCTCGCCGAGCAGGTCGCCGGCGATGGGATCGATGCCGCGACCCGACGGCGGCTCGCCGCCAAGGCCTTCACGCACACCGCGACCTACGACGCGGCCATCGTGTCCTGGTTCGCGGGGGACGATCCCATGCCGACGACGCGGATCGACGTGTGGCACAAGGTCGGCGATCTCCGTTACGGCGAGAACCCGCACCAACCTGCGGCGTTCTACCGGCCGTCCACACCGCGTGGCCTGTCCGCCGCGCCGCCGCTGCAGGGCAAGGCGCTCAGCTACACGAACCTGTTGGACGCCGACGCGGCGTGGCGCATGGCCACGGCGTTCGACGAACCCTGCGTGGCGATCATCAAGCACACCAATCCCACGGGCATCGCCGTGGCAGACAGCCTGGCGGCCGCCTATCCGCCGGCTCTCGCAGGTGATCCGACGAGCGCGTTCGGCGGGATCGTCGGCTGCAACCGCGAGGTCGACGCCGACACGGCCCGCCAGATCGTCGACGTCTTCACCGAGGTCGTCGTGGCGCCCGGATACGCCCCAGCGGCACGTGAGATCTTCGCGCAGCGCCGCAACCTGCGTCTGCTCGAGGTCACGGCTTCGGATGTGGACGTGGTCCAGGCGCAGACGGTCGTCGGTGGCCTGCTCGTCCAGCGGCCCGACGTGGGGGACGACGAGACCGCCGGGTGGAAGGTCGTCACACGTGCGACCCCGACCGACGAGCAGCGTGCGGCGCTGGCGTTCGCGTGGCAGGCCTGCCGGCACGTCAAGTCCAACGCGATCGTGCTCGCAGCGCAGCGTGCGATCGTCGGTGTCGGGGCGGGTCAGATGTCGCGAGTCGACAGCGTCGAGTTGGCCGTCCGCAAGGCGGGCGATCGCGCGACGGGTGCCGTGATGGCCAGCGACGCGTTCTTCCCGTTCCGCGACGGTCCCGACGCCGCGATCGCCGCCGGTGTCGCCGCGATCGTCCAGCCGGGCGGCTCGAAGCGGGACGCGGACACCATCGTTGCGTGTGACGAGGCTGGCATCCCGATGCTCGTGACCGGCCAGCGCCACTTCCGCCACTGA
- the purN gene encoding phosphoribosylglycinamide formyltransferase: MRATRLVVLASGSGTNLQALLDADDLGHAIVGVVSDRPTATALERARRHGVVVHAVPMRADRTAWEQDLITRVDGLSPDLVVLAGFMRVLSGDFVHRWPTINVHPSLLPAFPGAHAVDDALAWGVKISGVTVHFVDELVDHGPIIAQEAVPVEPDDTADTLHARMQRVEHRLLPEVVRAWCAGRIHRDGRHVRIRQ, from the coding sequence GCTCGACGCCGACGACCTCGGCCACGCCATCGTCGGGGTGGTGTCGGACCGGCCGACGGCGACCGCCCTGGAGCGTGCGCGGCGGCATGGTGTGGTGGTCCACGCCGTGCCGATGCGTGCTGACCGGACCGCCTGGGAGCAGGACCTGATCACCCGCGTCGACGGCCTGTCACCCGACCTCGTCGTGCTGGCGGGGTTCATGCGCGTGCTCTCCGGTGACTTCGTCCACCGCTGGCCGACGATCAACGTCCACCCGTCGCTGCTGCCGGCGTTCCCGGGCGCGCACGCGGTCGACGACGCGCTGGCGTGGGGCGTGAAGATCTCGGGCGTCACGGTCCACTTCGTCGACGAACTGGTCGACCACGGGCCGATCATCGCCCAGGAGGCAGTACCTGTGGAACCGGACGACACCGCTGACACGCTGCACGCCCGCATGCAGCGTGTCGAGCACCGCCTGCTGCCCGAGGTGGTGCGGGCATGGTGCGCGGGACGCATCCACCGTGACGGCAGACATGTCAGGATCCGCCAATGA